The Streptococcus toyakuensis genome has a window encoding:
- a CDS encoding NUDIX hydrolase, which translates to MTDTMIPAGMTEKEYFEIHASQEEFLDWYYKQELPQYEKPSVTVDMVAYCFVEGKIKLLLIRRKAHPYQNCLALVGGFMDKGEDAAHACQREVREEVNLDLPLEKIEQLMTVSTPGRDPRGWTVTIAHLVYLPSRALELVQAGDDAKDVVFLDVDFQTGKCYLEGVELEEQAFAFDHYAIIQESIKRIQGRLDWNPTFLYLLEEEFTVYEGTELVNLINPGRPIVSNNFLVKYGEYVEEVGLKRVPKKKPRKTYRLK; encoded by the coding sequence ATGACGGACACGATGATTCCAGCAGGGATGACGGAAAAAGAATATTTTGAAATTCATGCCAGTCAGGAGGAGTTTTTGGATTGGTACTACAAGCAGGAACTTCCTCAATACGAAAAACCAAGTGTGACGGTGGATATGGTAGCCTACTGCTTTGTCGAAGGAAAGATCAAGCTCTTATTAATTCGCCGCAAGGCTCACCCTTATCAGAACTGTTTGGCCTTAGTTGGAGGATTTATGGACAAGGGCGAAGATGCTGCGCATGCCTGTCAGCGTGAGGTGAGAGAAGAAGTCAATCTCGATCTTCCTTTGGAAAAAATCGAGCAATTGATGACCGTATCGACTCCCGGCCGTGACCCACGGGGCTGGACAGTGACCATTGCCCACTTGGTTTATTTGCCTAGTCGTGCATTAGAACTTGTTCAAGCAGGAGACGATGCCAAGGATGTGGTTTTTTTAGATGTCGATTTTCAGACAGGAAAATGCTACCTAGAGGGAGTAGAGTTGGAGGAGCAAGCCTTCGCTTTTGATCATTATGCCATTATCCAAGAATCCATCAAACGAATCCAAGGCCGTCTCGACTGGAATCCGACCTTCCTCTATCTGCTGGAGGAGGAGTTCACTGTCTACGAAGGAACTGAACTGGTCAATCTTATCAATCCCGGTCGTCCAATCGTCAGCAATAACTTTCTCGTAAAATACGGAGAATATGTAGAAGAAGTCGGACTCAAACGAGTACCTAAAAAGAAACCAAGAAAAACCTATCGATTGAAATAA
- the pnuC gene encoding nicotinamide riboside transporter PnuC — MKKLTEKITQFIENFKNVHAEARKIGFAGIMRLLWKDLFMGRSLFQWLYLTVLSSVPLILEFTQNTESHDWMSLFASWTGIVCVILVAEGRASNYLFGAINSAIYLVLAMNATFYGEVLTTVYFFVMQPIGLYAWLSNRINDQGKVEESHFESKKLSVFDWLKYLALTAIIWIGMGLAYQSIHSARPFRDSVTDATNGVGQLLMTRLYREQWIFWIATNLFSIYLWWGENIHIQGMYWVYTLNSLVGWYQWTKAVRKEA; from the coding sequence TGCAGAAGCTCGTAAGATCGGTTTTGCAGGAATCATGCGCCTGCTCTGGAAGGATCTCTTTATGGGACGTAGTCTCTTCCAGTGGTTGTATCTCACCGTCCTGTCAAGTGTTCCCTTGATTTTAGAATTCACGCAAAATACAGAAAGTCATGACTGGATGAGCTTGTTTGCATCTTGGACTGGGATTGTCTGTGTTATCTTGGTAGCAGAAGGACGTGCAAGCAATTATCTCTTTGGGGCCATTAACTCTGCTATCTATTTGGTTTTGGCTATGAATGCGACTTTTTATGGTGAAGTTTTGACGACTGTTTACTTCTTTGTCATGCAGCCGATTGGTCTCTATGCTTGGCTGTCCAACCGTATCAATGACCAAGGAAAAGTAGAAGAATCTCACTTTGAATCTAAGAAATTATCTGTTTTTGACTGGCTCAAGTACTTAGCCTTGACTGCTATCATCTGGATTGGTATGGGCTTAGCTTACCAAAGTATCCATAGTGCTCGCCCTTTCCGTGATAGTGTTACCGATGCGACCAATGGTGTCGGCCAGCTCTTGATGACACGTCTCTATCGTGAGCAATGGATTTTCTGGATTGCAACCAATCTCTTTAGTATCTACCTCTGGTGGGGTGAAAATATCCATATTCAAGGGATGTACTGGGTTTACACACTCAATAGTCTAGTAGGTTGGTACCAATGGACCAAGGCAGTTCGTAAGGAGGCATAA